Proteins encoded within one genomic window of Macrotis lagotis isolate mMagLag1 chromosome 3, bilby.v1.9.chrom.fasta, whole genome shotgun sequence:
- the LOC141519620 gene encoding olfactory receptor 5D18-like has product MLITGKNQSFGVMFILLGFSDYPKLQVPLFLLFLIIYAVSMVGNVGMIVIIKITPKLHTPMYFFLSHLSFVDFCYSTITTPKLLENLVVEDRSISVKGCITQFSFTVTCVVTETVMLAAMAYDRFVAICYPLLYTVSMSPKFCSLLVTVAYSSGIITSVFLTYSILVLTFCETKIINNFVCEYSVFLSASCSDKHFSEIMLFIFADLSVFCTLIIILLSYLFIFVMILKMHSASGRYKAFSTCASHLTAVTIFYGTILFLYCIPNSKNSGLVVKIGSVFYTVVTPMLNPLIYSLRNNDVKEAFRKLKDFKITC; this is encoded by the coding sequence ATGCTGATCACTGGCAAGAATCAGAGTTTTGGTGTTATGTTCATACTCTTAGGATTCTCTGATTATCCAAAGCTCCAGGTACCCCTCTTTCTACTGTTCCTCATCATCTATGCAGTCTCTATGGTGGGTAATGTGGGCATGATTGTGATCATCAAGATCACTCCCAAACTCCACACCcccatgtattttttcctcagtCACTTGTCCTTTGTGGATTTCTGTTACTCCACCATAACTACCCCAAAATTACTAGAAAACTTAGTTGTAGAAGACAGAAGCATCTCCGTCAAGGGTTGCATCACACAGTTTTCCTTCACAGTCACCTGTGTGGTGACTGAGACAGTCATGCTGGCTGCGATGGCCTATGACCGCTTTGTAGCTATTTGTTATCCTTTGCTCTATACAGTTTCCATGTCCCCAAAATTTTGCAGCTTGCTAGTGACTGTGGCATATTCTTCGGGCATAATTACCTCTGTTTTTCTCACCTATTCAATTCTTGTATTGACTTTTTGTGAGACTAAAATCATTAATAACTTTGTATGTGAATATTCTGTCTTCCTCTCCGCTTCCTGTTCTGATAAACACTTCAGTGAGATAATGCTTTTTATCTTTGCAGATCTCAGTGTATTTTGCACGCTCATCATAATCCTTTTgtcctatctttttatttttgtcatgatCCTCAAAATGCATTCAGCCAGTGGGAGATACAAAGCTTTCTCCACTTGCGCCTCCCATTTGACAGCTGTGACCATCTTCTATGGGACCATCCTTTTTCTCTATTGTATTCCCAATTCTAAAAACTCAGGGCTTGTAGTCAAAATAGGATCTGTTTTTTATACCGTAGTGACTCCAATGCTAAATCCCTTAATATACAGTCTGAGGAACAATGATGTGAAGGAAGCCTTTAGGAAATTGAAGGATTTCAAAATCACTTGTTGA
- the LOC141519052 gene encoding olfactory receptor 5D14-like, with the protein MLNTNKNQSFEVMFILLGFSDYPEFKVPLFLLFLTVYVVSVMGNMGMIVIIKINPKLHTPMYFFLSHLSFVDLCYSTIVTPKLLENLAMEDRSISVNSCITQFSFAVTCVAIETVMLAAMAYDRFVAICYPLLYTVSMSPKLCALLVTVAYLWGIIISVILTCSILVLSFCETKIIDNFVCEYSVFLSASCSDTHFSEMVVVIVANLSVFCTLIIILSSYLFIFVTILKMHSARGRHKAFSTCASHLTAVTVFYGALLFLYCIPSSKNSRLVMKIGAVFYTVITPMLNPLIYSLRNNDVKEAFKKLKDFKITY; encoded by the coding sequence ATGCTGAACACTAACAAGAATCAGAGTTTTGAAGTCATGTTCATCCTCTTAGGATTCTCTGATTATCCAGAGTTCAAGGTACCCCTCTTTCTACTCTTCCTCACTGTCTATGTAGTCTCTGTGATGGGGAATATGGGCATGATTGTGATCATCAAGATCAATCCCAAACTCCACACCCCCATGTACTTTTTCCTCAGTCATTTGTCTTTTGTGGATTTATGTTACTCCACGATAGTTACACCAAAGTTACTAGAAAACTTAGCTATGGAAGACAGAAGCATCTCCGTCAACAGCTGCATCACACAGTTTTCCTTTGCGGTCACTTGTGTGGCTATTGAGACAGTCATGTTGGCTGCGATGGCCTATGACCGCTTTGTAGCTATATGTTATCCTTTGCTCTATACAGTTTCCATGTCCCCAAAACTCTGTGCCCTGCTAGTGACTGTGGCATATTTATGGGGTATAATTATTTCTGTTATCCTCACCTGCTCAATTCTTGTATTGTCTTTTTGCGAGACCaaaatcattgataactttgtATGTGAATATTCTGTCTTCCTCTCTGCTTCCTGCTCTGATACACACTTCAGTGAGATGGTGGTTGTTATCGTTGCAAATCTCAGTGTATTTTGCACTCTCATCATTATCCTTTCATCCTATCTCTTTATTTTTGTCACCATCCTCAAAATGCATTCAGCCCGTGGGAGACATAAAGCTTTCTCCACTTGTGCCTCCCACTTGACAGCTGTTACTGTTTTCTATGGGGCCCTCCTTTTTCTATATTGTATTCCTAGTTCTAAAAACTCAAGGCTTGTGATGAAAATAGGAGCTGTTTTTTATACTGTCATAACTCCGATGCTAAATCCCTTAATATACAGTCTAAGGAATAATGATGTGAAGGAAGCCtttaagaaattgaaggatttcaAAATCACTTATTGA